One genomic region from Quercus robur chromosome 4, dhQueRobu3.1, whole genome shotgun sequence encodes:
- the LOC126721630 gene encoding ubiquitin-conjugating enzyme E2 4-like, producing MSSPSKRREMDLMKLMMSDYKVEMINDGMQEFYVDFNGPSESPYQGGVWRIRVELPDAYPYKSPSIGFVNKIYHPNVDEMSGSVCLDVINQTWSPMFDLVNVFEVFLPQLLLYPNPSDPLNGEAAALMMRDRASYEQRVKEYCEKYAKPEDIGAAAEDKSSDEELSEDESDSGDEQVAGRADP from the exons atgTCTTCCCCAAGCAAACGCAGAGAGATGGACTTGATGAAATT GATGATGAGTGACTACAAGGTAGAGATGATCAATGATGGCATGCAAGAATTCTATGTAGATTTCAATGGACCCAGTGAAA GTCCTTATCAAGGAGGTGTGTGGAGGATAAGAGTTGAGCTACCAGATGCTTATCCATATAAATCTCCCTCCATAGGCTTTGTTAATAAGATCTACCACCCAAATGTTGATGAGAT GTCAGGTTCAGTTTGTTTAGATGTTATTAATCAGACCTGGAGCCCCATGTTtg ATCTAGTAAATGTTTTTGAAGTATTCCTACCACAGCTTCTACTGTATCCCAACCCATCAGACCCATTGAATGGAGAGGCTGCAGCTTTGATGATGCGCGACCGAGCTTCTTATGAACAAAGGGTGAAAG AATACTGTGAGAAGTATGCCAAGCCAGAAGACATTGGGGCTGCCGCAGAAGACAAATCTAGTGATGAGGAGCTGAGTGAAGATGAATCTGATTCCGGTGATGAGCAAGTGGCAGGCAGAGCTGATCCATAG
- the LOC126721848 gene encoding uncharacterized protein LOC126721848 — protein MEKKKMSVGFINGLVVPSSGRSGGLAMLWRKEIFVDIQNYSGRHSDAIVTEDSGFKWWIIGFYGNPEVHRRKESWDLLKALNKKVNLPWLCFGDFNEIVSMEEKMGGARRPQRQMDDFREGINCYRLKDLGYCGSDFTWSNMHEGVHRMYLRLYRALATSVLGHVPRQIQNKRKILSDLVLRDQNGSNGSEINKIRKEINDLLDCEEIMWQQRSKVQWIGLGDRNTKYFHTKASRRKKKNTITRLMDERGTWKESTLGVAEVAISYFKKLYTTSQPDRIQEVVDAIDPKVSIEMNQTLIKQFTREEVEAALKEMHSTKSPGLDAWSIWYNRNLIAFDSICQLPSQIWSFAKRFLHEHRNAWVVVNTGTVAQKGGWTPPPPGIFKVNVDGATSEAGRNSSMGATIRDSCGANIAASCKYLQGQFSVVEVEAIAVENGILLA, from the exons atggaaaagaagaagatgagtgTTGGATTCATCAACGGCTTAGTTGTTCCAAGTTCAGGAAGAAGTGGGGGTTTGGCTATGCTGtggaggaaggaaatttttgtagATATCCAAAACTATTCGGGCAGGCATAGTGATGCCATTGTTACTGAAGATTCAGGGTTTAAATGGTGGATTATAGGATTTTATGGAAATCCTGAGGTCCATCGAAGAAAGGAATCGTGGGATTTATTAAAAGCTCTTAACAAAAAGGTTAACCTCCCCTGGTTGTGCTTTGGTGACTTCAATGAAATCGTATCAATGGAGGAGAAGATGGGTGGAGCTCGAAGACCACAAAGGCAAATGGATGATTTCAGAGAAGGAATTAATTGTTACCGGTTGAAGGACCTTGGCTATTGTGGTTCGGATTTTACTTGGAGTAATATGCATGAGGGAGTACACAGAATGTATCTTCGGTTATATCGTGCCCTGGCTAC ATCAGTTTTAGGCCATGTTCCAAGGCAGATTCAGAATAAAAGGAAAATCCTAAGTGACCTGGTCTTGAGGGATCAAAATGGAAGCAATGGTAGTGAAATCAACAAGATTAGGAAGGAGATTAATGACTTACTGGACTGTGAGGAGATCATGTGGCAACAAAGGTCCAAAGTACAGTGGATAGGTCTTGGGGATCGCAATACAAAATACTTCCACACAAAGGCCTctaggagaaaaaagaaaaacaccatTACCAGGCTTATGGATGAGAGAGGGACCTGGAAAGAATCTACTTTGGGTGTGGCTGAAGTtgcaatttcatattttaagaAGCTTTATACAACATCCCAACCTGATAGAATACAGGAGGTAGTTGATGCTATTGATCCTAAAGTTTCGATTGAAATGAATCAAACTCTGATTAAACAATTCACAAGAGAAGAAGTTGAAGCAGCCCTAAAAGAGATGCACTCGACCAAATCCCCTGGTCTAGATG CTTGGTCAATTTGGTACAATAGGAATCTAATTGCATTTGATTCAATATGCCAATTACCGAGCCAAATCTGGAGTTTTGCCAAAAGATTTCTTCATGAACATAGAAATGCTTGGGTGGTAGTGAACACAGGTACAGTAGCACAGAAAGGTGGTTGGACTCCTCCACCTCCTGGAATTTTCAAGGTCAATGTTGATGGGGCGACCTCTGAGGCTGGGAGAAATTCAAGCATGGGAGCTACCATTAGAGATTCATGTGGTGCAAACATAGCAGCTAGTTGTAAATACCTCCAAGGTCAATTTTCAGTAGTTGAGGTGGAAGCTATTGCTGTAGAAAATGGTATTCTGCTTGCCTGA